A DNA window from Pseudarthrobacter sp. W1I19 contains the following coding sequences:
- a CDS encoding aldo/keto reductase, which translates to MSLETTHQLELSATIDLKDLGTVHRLGFGAMRIVGDGIWGEPADRQAAVDVVRRAVDLGVDFIDTADSYGPNISEEILAEALYPYKDGLKIATKVGFTRTGPGKWIPVGRPEYLRQQTELSLRKLKVDSLDLLQLHRIDPKVDAEEQFGVLRELQDEGKVRALGLSQVSVAELEAAGKHFTVSTVQNRYNLTDRSSEDVLRYSEENGIGFIPWAPISAGELAQPGGPLDEAAKRLGATTSQVALAWLLRRSPVMMPIPGTGSVKHLEENMAAAGVTLDDDTYAELEAAGE; encoded by the coding sequence ATGAGCCTTGAGACAACGCACCAGCTGGAATTGTCCGCAACGATTGACCTGAAGGACCTCGGAACCGTGCACCGGCTCGGTTTTGGTGCCATGCGCATCGTGGGCGACGGCATCTGGGGTGAGCCCGCCGACCGCCAGGCCGCCGTGGACGTGGTCCGCCGCGCCGTGGACCTTGGCGTTGATTTCATCGACACCGCAGATTCCTACGGCCCGAACATCAGCGAGGAGATCCTCGCCGAAGCGCTATACCCGTACAAGGACGGGCTGAAGATTGCCACGAAGGTGGGCTTCACGCGGACCGGTCCCGGCAAGTGGATCCCCGTTGGCCGGCCGGAATACCTCCGCCAGCAGACCGAACTGAGCCTGCGCAAGCTCAAGGTGGACAGCCTGGACCTGCTGCAGTTGCACAGGATCGATCCCAAGGTGGACGCCGAGGAGCAGTTTGGTGTGCTCCGCGAGCTCCAGGACGAGGGCAAGGTCCGGGCGCTGGGCCTCTCGCAGGTGAGCGTTGCGGAACTGGAAGCTGCCGGGAAGCACTTCACCGTTTCCACCGTGCAGAACCGCTACAACCTGACGGACCGGAGCTCGGAGGACGTGCTGCGGTACTCGGAGGAGAACGGGATCGGTTTCATTCCGTGGGCGCCAATCTCGGCCGGTGAGCTGGCGCAGCCCGGCGGGCCTCTGGACGAGGCGGCCAAGCGCCTCGGCGCCACCACCTCGCAGGTTGCGCTGGCCTGGCTGCTGCGCCGGTCCCCGGTGATGATGCCCATCCCCGGCACCGGTTCGGTGAAGCACCTCGAGGAGAATATGGCCGCTGCAGGCGTCACGCTCGACGACGATACGTACGCTGAGCTGGAAGCCGCCGGCGAGTAG
- a CDS encoding LLM class flavin-dependent oxidoreductase: MTLPLSILDLATIGKGQTAAESFAGSVAMAQSAEKLGYRRVWYAEHHNMSSIASSATSVLIAHVAAHTESIRLGAGGVMLPNHSPLTIAEQFGTLETLHPGRIDLGLGRAPGSDQNTMRALRRDPMSADSFPQDVLELQGYLTGPTRIQGVEATPGKDTNVPLYILGSSLFGARLAAQLGLPYAFASHFAPNALQDAVALYRREFKPSAQLDAPHVIAGVNVIAADSASEAQAMMQATKRARVSLFFGGGREFTDDEADMILDSPQGQHVSQMMTYSAVGTPDVVLDYLDGFGRHADADELIVAHQSTGTEARLRSVELLAEAAGLVRV; encoded by the coding sequence GTGACTCTTCCCCTCTCCATCCTTGACCTGGCAACCATCGGCAAGGGCCAGACGGCGGCGGAGAGCTTCGCGGGCAGTGTGGCCATGGCGCAGAGCGCTGAGAAACTGGGCTACCGGCGCGTCTGGTACGCCGAACACCACAACATGTCCTCGATCGCCTCCTCCGCAACAAGCGTGTTGATCGCCCACGTTGCCGCGCACACCGAAAGCATCCGGCTCGGCGCCGGCGGCGTGATGCTGCCCAACCACTCACCGCTCACCATCGCCGAGCAGTTCGGCACCCTGGAGACCCTGCATCCGGGCCGGATCGACCTGGGCCTGGGCCGCGCTCCGGGCAGCGATCAGAACACCATGCGCGCCCTGCGGCGGGACCCGATGTCCGCAGACAGCTTCCCCCAGGACGTCCTGGAACTGCAGGGCTACCTCACTGGCCCCACCCGGATCCAGGGCGTTGAAGCCACCCCGGGCAAGGACACGAACGTTCCGCTGTACATTTTGGGCTCTTCCCTGTTCGGCGCCCGGCTGGCCGCCCAGCTGGGGTTGCCGTACGCGTTTGCCTCGCACTTCGCCCCCAACGCGCTCCAGGATGCCGTGGCACTTTACCGGCGCGAGTTCAAGCCCTCGGCACAGCTGGATGCGCCGCACGTCATCGCCGGCGTGAACGTGATCGCCGCGGATTCCGCCTCCGAGGCGCAGGCCATGATGCAGGCCACCAAGCGTGCCCGGGTGTCCTTGTTCTTCGGCGGGGGCCGGGAGTTCACGGACGATGAAGCGGACATGATCCTCGATTCCCCGCAGGGCCAGCACGTCTCGCAGATGATGACTTACTCAGCGGTGGGCACACCCGACGTTGTCCTCGATTACCTGGACGGATTCGGCCGGCACGCCGACGCCGATGAACTCATCGTGGCGCACCAGAGCACCGGCACCGAGGCCCGGCTGCGGTCCGTGGAACTCCTGGCCGAGGCTGCCGGGCTGGTGCGGGTCTGA
- a CDS encoding trehalase-like domain-containing protein, translated as MPTPLNQSVADSALLTRSLPLEMLRAFVQSDAANNGLTPALLAELKVLARVPGLLVACNYGGTLCDAEGISTEILPLGNAAIALRALAALPNTHAAIISGRSLRDLAAVSRLPVEVHLIGSHGAESDMGFAHGQTLATESALQKVNAALNEAVGFQKGIWIERKPVAVSVHTRPAPPDVVESVTETAREIARVHGLFFIVDGSVLDLSVVEPSKAEALETLRSRLGASAAMFAGDAYSDELAIATLRGPDLGLHVGPRETAAAHRVRDPESFARVLALLFELRRAWLFGEDAVGLERHSMIGNGSSTALLTPDAKICWMSHPLPDSGSLFAHILGGDAAGHFSVEPVKASQVLGQRYVDSTMIVETRWADVTVTDYLEPAPDGITSLVRVLSGHGAARIVFAPRPDYANAPFSMEARGGEVHVVGTSEPIILFAPGVTFSITSDGRHATATASVNLQDGPVVLNLRCGDTEPQPADPHGETERRAGVALQARQWVQRLALPSVKPSLVRRSALVLRALVHEPTGAVLAAPTTSLPEGIGGTRNWDYRYCWLRDGSMTVNALVDLGSTAEAVGFLAWLGRILEHAPGPEWLHPLYSVTGAPLSTEAVVDSLPGYAGSRPVRIGNAADHQVQLDVFGPVAELIHTLSEREGALADGHWELMVQMASAVLARWHEPDHGIWEARRAARHHVYSKVMCWVTLDRALRTAARHGREPDPAWAVMAGTIREEVLHEGWDESAKSYTVAYDSPDLDAAVLHIGLSGLLDVTDQRFLDTVTAVERELRVGPTVFRYRYDDGLPGLEGGFHICTTWLIEAYVAVGRIDEAWDLFDQLVNLFGPTGLLPEEYDPGTETHLGNHPQAYSHLGFIRCARLLDEHQGRR; from the coding sequence ATGCCGACGCCCTTGAACCAAAGCGTGGCCGATTCCGCGCTGCTCACCCGCTCCCTCCCGCTGGAGATGCTGCGCGCATTTGTCCAGTCGGATGCGGCGAATAACGGGCTGACGCCCGCCCTCCTCGCGGAACTAAAAGTACTGGCCCGCGTCCCCGGGCTGCTGGTGGCCTGCAACTACGGCGGCACGCTGTGCGACGCCGAAGGCATCTCGACTGAAATTCTTCCACTGGGCAACGCGGCCATTGCCCTGCGCGCCCTGGCAGCGTTGCCCAACACCCATGCGGCGATCATTTCGGGGCGCTCGCTCCGGGACCTTGCCGCCGTGTCGCGCCTTCCGGTGGAGGTGCACCTCATTGGTTCGCACGGCGCGGAATCGGATATGGGATTCGCGCACGGCCAGACCCTCGCCACCGAATCGGCCCTGCAGAAGGTCAATGCCGCTCTTAATGAGGCCGTGGGTTTCCAAAAGGGCATCTGGATTGAACGTAAACCAGTGGCCGTTTCCGTCCACACCCGGCCGGCGCCGCCGGACGTTGTGGAGTCCGTAACGGAAACCGCCAGGGAGATCGCCCGGGTCCACGGCCTGTTCTTTATCGTGGACGGTTCCGTGCTGGACCTGTCCGTTGTGGAACCGTCCAAAGCGGAGGCGCTGGAAACACTCCGGTCCCGGCTGGGAGCCAGCGCAGCCATGTTCGCCGGGGATGCCTACAGTGACGAGCTCGCCATCGCCACCCTGCGGGGGCCGGACCTGGGGCTGCACGTAGGCCCGAGGGAGACCGCCGCCGCGCACCGTGTCCGCGACCCGGAATCCTTCGCGCGGGTCCTCGCCCTCCTCTTCGAACTGCGGCGGGCCTGGCTGTTCGGCGAGGACGCCGTGGGCCTGGAACGTCACTCGATGATCGGCAACGGCTCCTCCACCGCGCTGCTGACACCGGACGCCAAGATCTGCTGGATGAGCCACCCCCTGCCGGACTCGGGGTCACTGTTTGCGCACATCCTGGGCGGCGACGCAGCCGGCCACTTCTCGGTGGAACCGGTCAAGGCCTCCCAGGTGCTGGGGCAGCGGTACGTGGACAGCACCATGATTGTGGAAACCCGGTGGGCGGACGTCACGGTCACGGACTACCTGGAGCCTGCCCCGGACGGTATCACCAGCCTGGTCCGGGTGCTTTCCGGGCACGGAGCCGCCAGGATTGTCTTTGCTCCCCGGCCGGACTACGCGAACGCGCCGTTCAGCATGGAAGCACGCGGCGGCGAGGTGCACGTGGTGGGCACGTCGGAACCGATCATCCTCTTTGCCCCCGGTGTCACGTTCAGTATTACCTCGGACGGGCGGCACGCCACGGCCACGGCGTCCGTGAACCTTCAAGATGGTCCCGTGGTGCTCAACCTGCGCTGTGGTGACACCGAGCCGCAGCCCGCAGACCCCCACGGGGAGACGGAGCGGCGGGCCGGGGTGGCCCTGCAGGCCCGGCAGTGGGTGCAGCGGCTTGCCCTGCCTTCCGTTAAGCCTTCCCTGGTACGGCGGTCGGCCTTGGTGCTCCGCGCCCTGGTGCACGAACCCACGGGCGCCGTCCTCGCGGCCCCCACCACCTCCCTGCCTGAGGGAATTGGCGGAACCAGGAACTGGGACTACCGGTACTGCTGGCTGCGGGACGGGTCAATGACCGTCAACGCGCTGGTGGACCTCGGCTCCACAGCGGAGGCCGTCGGATTCCTCGCCTGGCTGGGCCGGATCCTCGAACACGCACCCGGTCCCGAATGGCTGCACCCCCTTTACTCGGTGACCGGTGCACCGCTTTCCACGGAAGCCGTCGTGGACAGCCTCCCCGGATACGCCGGCTCGCGCCCGGTGAGGATTGGCAATGCCGCAGACCACCAGGTCCAGCTGGACGTTTTTGGACCGGTTGCGGAACTGATCCATACCCTCAGTGAGCGGGAGGGTGCGCTCGCGGACGGCCACTGGGAACTGATGGTCCAGATGGCCTCGGCCGTCCTGGCCCGCTGGCATGAACCCGACCACGGTATCTGGGAGGCCCGGCGGGCGGCCCGCCACCACGTGTATTCCAAGGTGATGTGCTGGGTGACCCTGGACCGGGCATTGCGGACAGCTGCCCGGCACGGCCGGGAGCCGGACCCGGCATGGGCGGTGATGGCTGGCACCATCCGTGAGGAGGTGCTGCACGAGGGCTGGGATGAGTCGGCAAAGTCCTACACCGTGGCCTACGACAGCCCGGACCTTGACGCCGCCGTCCTGCACATCGGCCTCTCCGGCCTGCTGGACGTCACGGACCAGCGCTTCCTGGACACCGTCACTGCGGTGGAGCGGGAGCTGCGGGTGGGGCCCACCGTTTTCCGGTACAGGTACGACGACGGCCTGCCGGGCCTGGAGGGCGGGTTCCACATCTGCACCACCTGGCTTATCGAAGCGTACGTGGCGGTGGGCCGCATCGATGAGGCGTGGGACCTGTTCGACCAGCTGGTGAACCTTTTCGGCCCCACCGGGCTGCTGCCGGAGGAGTACGATCCCGGCACGGAGACCCATCTGGGAAACCATCCGCAGGCGTACTCGCACCTGGGCTTCATCCGTTGCGCCAGGCTCCTGGACGAACACCAGGGCAGAAGATAG
- a CDS encoding MFS transporter has translation MMTARTQGVGFRSERGPILIALMLSTGLVAIDSTIVATAVPSIVRDVGGFESFPWLFSAYLLAQAVSVPIYGKLSDMVGRKPIILAGIGLFLLGSVLCGIAWSMPTLIAFRALQGLGAGAVLPVSITIAGDIYSLEERAKVQGYLASVWAVSSVVGPSLGGIFSSLGIWRGIFLVNVPLCLLAGWMLFRTLHENVERARHRVDYAGAALLAVSLGLLILGALQGGQGWAWDSPVSIGIFAVGAVLLAVFLVVERRAAEPVLPSWVVSRRLLGTTALVSFGVGAVMIGLTSYVPTFLEGALNTSPLIAGLALAALTLGWPISASQAGRFYLRIGFKATALIGICITVAGLLVLALTAATPNVILVATSCFVVGLGLGLVATPTLISAQSSVSWNERGVVTSTNMFARSIGSALGVAVFGAVGNAVYANTAGEGDAPAVVAASGAVFLAALVGGALTVAAVLAMPAVKAGATDGTAPATPQDNSQPDPDAEGSRSSADT, from the coding sequence ATGATGACCGCCCGCACCCAGGGAGTGGGGTTCCGTTCTGAACGCGGCCCCATCCTGATTGCCCTGATGCTGTCCACCGGGCTGGTGGCCATTGATTCCACCATCGTGGCCACTGCCGTGCCGTCGATCGTCCGCGACGTGGGCGGATTCGAGTCGTTCCCGTGGCTTTTTTCGGCGTACTTGCTGGCCCAGGCCGTTTCGGTGCCCATCTACGGCAAACTGTCGGACATGGTGGGGCGCAAGCCGATCATCCTGGCGGGCATCGGGCTGTTCCTGCTCGGTTCCGTACTCTGCGGGATCGCCTGGAGCATGCCCACGCTGATCGCCTTCCGGGCTCTGCAGGGACTCGGTGCAGGCGCCGTACTGCCGGTATCCATCACCATCGCAGGGGATATCTACTCCCTGGAAGAGCGCGCGAAGGTCCAGGGCTACCTGGCCAGCGTATGGGCTGTCTCCTCGGTGGTGGGCCCGAGCCTGGGCGGGATCTTCTCCTCTCTGGGAATCTGGCGCGGGATCTTCCTGGTCAACGTCCCGTTGTGCCTGCTGGCCGGCTGGATGCTGTTCCGGACCCTGCACGAAAACGTTGAGCGTGCCAGGCACCGGGTGGACTACGCCGGTGCGGCCCTCTTGGCGGTTTCACTCGGCCTGCTGATCCTTGGTGCCCTCCAGGGCGGCCAGGGGTGGGCATGGGACTCGCCCGTCAGTATTGGCATCTTTGCGGTGGGCGCGGTTCTGCTGGCCGTGTTTTTGGTGGTGGAGCGGCGGGCAGCAGAACCGGTGCTGCCGTCCTGGGTGGTATCGCGGCGGCTGCTTGGCACCACCGCGCTGGTGTCTTTCGGCGTGGGGGCAGTGATGATCGGGCTGACCTCCTATGTGCCCACGTTCCTGGAAGGGGCGCTGAACACCTCACCGCTCATTGCCGGCCTCGCGCTCGCGGCACTTACTCTGGGCTGGCCCATCAGTGCGTCGCAGGCTGGCCGGTTCTATCTGCGGATCGGGTTTAAGGCCACGGCATTGATCGGGATCTGCATTACCGTGGCGGGCCTGCTGGTCCTGGCGCTCACGGCAGCCACTCCCAACGTGATACTGGTGGCCACCAGCTGCTTCGTGGTGGGACTCGGCCTGGGGCTCGTTGCCACACCCACGCTGATCTCTGCCCAGTCCAGCGTTTCCTGGAATGAGCGCGGCGTGGTCACCAGCACCAACATGTTCGCCAGGTCCATCGGAAGCGCACTAGGTGTAGCCGTGTTCGGCGCGGTAGGGAATGCGGTTTACGCGAACACCGCCGGCGAAGGCGACGCACCCGCCGTGGTGGCCGCTTCCGGCGCGGTCTTCCTGGCGGCGCTCGTGGGCGGCGCCCTTACCGTGGCGGCGGTGCTGGCGATGCCGGCAGTGAAGGCCGGTGCCACTGACGGGACAGCCCCGGCCACTCCCCAGGACAACTCCCAGCCGGACCCTGACGCGGAAGGCAGCCGCAGCAGCGCTGACACGTAA
- a CDS encoding FAD-dependent oxidoreductase, with protein sequence MDKMLDTVVIGGGAMGSAAAWALSRRGRQVTLVEQFGPGHKIGASHGTTRNLNPGYYRPEYVAMLAEGLALWDELEQDSGETLLARTGIVNHGPDPRLPDVAAALNEAGIRAEFLSPAEAGERWRGIRFDQQALHMPDGGQLNPEAALPVFQRLAAARGAEIRHHTKVVEFQVMDDGVRLALESGTGTEVVTAAQVVATAGGWTEKLLGASGAGLRIPTLRVTQEQPAHFRVADAGAVWPGFNHMPGTSREYKNWYSPVYGMQTPGEGIKAGWHGVGPLVDPDRRSFQPEPVQLAALQDYARTWLPGVDPDSFEAISCTYTTTPDEDFILDRIGPVVIGAGFSGHGFKFTPVVGRILADLATGTRAAPDIFRASR encoded by the coding sequence ATGGACAAGATGCTGGACACCGTGGTGATCGGCGGCGGGGCCATGGGATCGGCGGCCGCCTGGGCGCTGTCCCGCCGCGGCCGGCAGGTGACGCTCGTGGAGCAGTTCGGACCCGGGCACAAGATCGGCGCCTCGCACGGCACCACCCGCAACCTGAACCCCGGCTACTACCGACCCGAATACGTGGCCATGCTCGCGGAGGGGCTGGCCCTGTGGGATGAGCTGGAGCAGGACAGCGGCGAGACGCTGCTGGCCCGCACGGGGATCGTCAACCACGGCCCGGACCCGCGCCTTCCCGACGTGGCCGCGGCGCTGAACGAGGCAGGCATCCGGGCCGAGTTCCTGTCCCCCGCGGAGGCAGGCGAACGCTGGCGCGGCATCCGCTTCGACCAGCAGGCGCTCCACATGCCCGACGGCGGCCAGCTCAACCCCGAAGCGGCGCTCCCCGTCTTCCAACGTCTCGCCGCGGCCCGCGGTGCCGAGATCCGGCACCACACCAAAGTTGTGGAGTTCCAGGTGATGGACGACGGCGTCCGGCTGGCCTTGGAGTCCGGCACCGGTACCGAGGTGGTCACCGCCGCCCAGGTGGTGGCCACGGCCGGCGGCTGGACGGAGAAACTCCTCGGTGCTTCCGGCGCAGGTCTCCGGATTCCGACGTTGCGGGTCACCCAGGAGCAGCCGGCGCACTTTCGGGTGGCTGATGCCGGTGCCGTCTGGCCCGGGTTCAACCACATGCCCGGCACCAGCCGGGAATACAAGAACTGGTACTCCCCCGTGTACGGGATGCAGACCCCCGGCGAGGGGATCAAGGCGGGCTGGCACGGTGTGGGCCCGCTGGTGGATCCGGACCGGCGCTCCTTCCAGCCGGAACCCGTGCAGCTCGCGGCCCTGCAGGATTATGCGCGGACGTGGCTGCCGGGCGTTGACCCGGATTCGTTCGAGGCCATCAGCTGCACCTACACCACCACTCCGGACGAGGACTTCATCCTGGACCGGATCGGCCCCGTGGTGATCGGCGCCGGGTTCTCCGGGCACGGGTTCAAGTTCACCCCCGTAGTAGGCCGGATCCTCGCGGACCTCGCCACCGGCACCCGCGCGGCGCCGGATATCTTCCGCGCTTCCCGCTAG
- a CDS encoding AEC family transporter — MLGVLAGFFVVWCIILVGWFVGRRKILGENARQVLSSLTFFVASPALLFETLSKARLAEVFAAPLLVTAAAAIATAAIFFSIAKFWLKRSLPESLMSSMAASLANSANLGIPIAVYVLGDASYVAPLLIFQLAFFTPLFLMILDSSTSAHRTTPLNFVVMILRNPMIVGSALGLVVAGTGWQVPPLVMEPIHLIGGAAIPAMLIAFGMSLNGTRPLQAAAGRRLDTLLASGFKLAVQPALAYLFARFALGMEGHALFAVVVTSALPTAQNVFVAASRYKTGLTVAKDTVLITTVVAVPAMIGVALLLT, encoded by the coding sequence TTGCTAGGTGTACTGGCCGGTTTCTTTGTGGTGTGGTGCATCATCCTGGTGGGCTGGTTCGTTGGCCGGCGGAAAATCCTGGGTGAGAACGCCCGCCAGGTCCTCAGCTCCCTCACCTTCTTTGTGGCCAGCCCCGCGCTGCTCTTCGAAACGCTGAGCAAGGCCCGCCTCGCCGAAGTCTTCGCCGCACCCCTGCTGGTCACAGCGGCTGCCGCCATCGCTACAGCCGCCATCTTCTTCAGCATCGCCAAGTTCTGGCTCAAGCGCTCCCTGCCCGAGTCCCTGATGAGCTCGATGGCCGCCTCACTCGCCAACTCCGCGAACCTCGGTATTCCCATCGCGGTATATGTTCTGGGCGACGCCAGCTATGTGGCGCCGCTGCTGATTTTCCAGCTGGCCTTCTTCACGCCGCTGTTCCTGATGATCCTGGACTCCAGCACCAGCGCCCACCGCACCACACCGCTGAATTTTGTGGTGATGATCCTGCGCAACCCCATGATTGTGGGCTCCGCGCTGGGCCTGGTGGTGGCGGGCACGGGCTGGCAGGTTCCGCCCCTGGTGATGGAGCCGATCCACTTGATCGGCGGGGCTGCGATTCCGGCCATGCTGATTGCCTTCGGCATGAGCCTGAACGGCACCCGCCCGCTGCAGGCCGCCGCGGGCCGGCGGCTGGACACTCTGCTGGCGAGCGGTTTCAAACTGGCCGTCCAGCCGGCGCTTGCATATCTCTTCGCCCGATTCGCGCTGGGCATGGAAGGGCACGCGCTGTTCGCCGTGGTGGTCACGTCCGCGCTGCCCACCGCGCAGAACGTCTTTGTGGCCGCCAGCCGCTACAAGACCGGCCTCACCGTCGCCAAGGACACCGTGCTGATTACAACCGTTGTGGCCGTTCCGGCGATGATTGGCGTAGCGCTGCTGCTGACTTGA
- the panD gene encoding aspartate 1-decarboxylase produces MNRTMFKSKIHRATVTHADLHYVGSVTVDLDLLEAADILPGELVSIVDITNGARLETYTIAGERGSGVIGINGAAAHLMHENDLVILITYAQMTTEEAKAYEPRVVHVDENNRIIQLGNDPAEGLTPGMMRPPFALNNATV; encoded by the coding sequence ATGAATCGAACAATGTTCAAGTCCAAGATCCACCGGGCCACCGTCACGCACGCCGACCTGCACTACGTAGGTTCCGTCACCGTGGACCTGGACCTGCTCGAGGCCGCCGATATCCTGCCCGGTGAGCTCGTGTCCATTGTGGACATCACCAACGGCGCACGGCTCGAGACCTACACGATTGCCGGCGAGCGTGGTTCCGGCGTGATCGGCATCAACGGTGCAGCGGCACACCTCATGCACGAGAACGACCTCGTCATCCTGATCACCTATGCCCAGATGACCACCGAAGAGGCCAAGGCCTATGAACCGCGGGTGGTCCACGTGGACGAAAACAACCGGATCATCCAGCTGGGCAATGACCCCGCCGAGGGCCTCACTCCCGGGATGATGCGCCCCCCTTTCGCGCTTAACAACGCCACCGTCTAA
- a CDS encoding LysR family transcriptional regulator, producing the protein MLDVRRLRLLRELSIRGTLAEVAEALQYSPSSVSQQLALLEKEVGVELLRKTGRRVQLTPQAEVLVAHTANLLETMEQAEADLAASLTTVTGTVRIAVFQSAALALMPDTLTRMAKAYPEVRIEMIQREPETALHETWARDFDLVIAEQYPGHAAPRYPQLDRVKLTTDAIRLAVPPASDGVPSIRSLEDTAELAWVMEPRGAASRHWAEQACRSAGFEPDVRFETADLQAQARLIESGNAVALMPDLVWTGRGTTAQLLELPGKPHRTVFTSVRRSSAQRPAILAARETLAAAAAAVARNDAG; encoded by the coding sequence ATGCTTGACGTCCGCCGGCTCCGCCTGCTCCGGGAATTAAGCATCCGGGGGACGCTGGCGGAGGTGGCCGAGGCACTGCAGTACAGCCCGTCGTCCGTATCGCAGCAGCTTGCCCTGCTCGAGAAGGAAGTGGGCGTGGAACTGCTCCGTAAAACCGGGAGGCGGGTCCAGCTCACGCCGCAGGCCGAAGTGCTGGTGGCGCATACTGCGAACCTGCTCGAAACAATGGAGCAGGCCGAGGCGGACCTCGCCGCTTCCCTGACCACCGTCACGGGGACAGTCCGGATCGCGGTTTTCCAGTCCGCGGCCCTGGCCCTGATGCCGGACACCCTGACGAGGATGGCCAAGGCCTACCCCGAGGTCCGCATCGAAATGATCCAGCGCGAGCCCGAAACGGCGCTGCACGAAACGTGGGCGCGCGACTTCGATCTGGTTATTGCCGAACAGTATCCGGGCCATGCCGCCCCGCGCTATCCGCAATTGGACCGCGTTAAGCTGACCACCGATGCCATCCGGCTGGCTGTTCCCCCGGCGTCCGACGGCGTCCCCTCCATTCGTTCGCTGGAGGACACCGCGGAGCTCGCTTGGGTCATGGAACCGAGGGGGGCTGCATCCCGCCATTGGGCCGAGCAGGCCTGCCGCAGCGCCGGCTTTGAGCCTGACGTACGCTTCGAAACCGCGGACCTGCAGGCCCAGGCCCGCCTGATCGAGTCCGGCAACGCTGTGGCCCTGATGCCGGACCTGGTGTGGACCGGCCGTGGCACCACAGCCCAGCTGCTGGAGCTTCCGGGCAAGCCGCACCGCACCGTCTTTACCTCCGTCCGGCGCTCAAGCGCCCAGCGGCCGGCCATCCTGGCCGCGCGGGAGACGCTCGCTGCAGCAGCCGCGGCGGTGGCAAGGAACGACGCCGGGTGA
- a CDS encoding amino acid permease has translation MSSRDMTQSIMRRKPIDDIEEENKHSGLFKSLGLWQLTAIGVGGIIGVGIFSLAGLVAAGSESSPGVGPAVLISFLIAGLASAAAALSYAEFAGMIPRAGSAYTYGYVALGEVIGWFIGWDLLLEYIAIVAVVAIGISGYFDAFLSGIGIHMPVWMTSTPDEGKGGIVNIPAIAVCLIVTWILSRGTKAFGRFELVAVAIKVILILFIIGLGIFYIDTNNYNPFMPSGFGPVLAGSATVFFAVFGYDAMSTAAEEATDGKKHMPKAIILSLIIAMLLYVAATLVLTGMQNYKDIDPKAGFASAFTGVGLPIIATIISVFAVLSILTVMLTFLLGVTRVWFSMSRDGLLPGWFAKTDRHGTPQRVTWIAGIASALLAGVFPIKAVADLTNIGILAAFVVVCLSVIIFRYKRPDAPRSFRLPLMPLVPAFGVLASAFLMFQLHWETWLRFGIWLVVGLAIYFFYGKRNSLMNPNSPRHEEIVEMHRPIG, from the coding sequence ATGAGCAGTAGAGACATGACCCAGTCGATCATGCGGCGCAAACCGATCGATGACATCGAGGAAGAAAACAAACACAGTGGCCTCTTCAAGTCACTCGGGCTGTGGCAGCTGACGGCAATCGGCGTCGGCGGCATCATCGGCGTCGGCATCTTCTCCCTTGCCGGACTGGTGGCCGCTGGAAGTGAAAGCAGTCCCGGGGTGGGGCCCGCGGTGCTGATTTCCTTCCTGATCGCAGGCCTCGCCTCAGCGGCCGCGGCGCTTTCCTACGCAGAGTTTGCCGGCATGATTCCCCGCGCCGGCTCTGCCTACACCTACGGCTACGTTGCCCTCGGCGAGGTGATCGGCTGGTTCATCGGCTGGGATCTGCTGCTCGAATACATCGCCATCGTGGCTGTGGTGGCCATCGGCATCTCCGGCTACTTTGATGCGTTCCTGTCCGGCATCGGTATCCACATGCCGGTCTGGATGACGTCCACTCCCGATGAAGGCAAGGGCGGCATCGTCAACATCCCGGCCATCGCTGTCTGCTTGATCGTCACTTGGATCCTGTCCCGCGGCACCAAGGCCTTCGGCCGGTTCGAGCTGGTGGCTGTTGCCATCAAGGTCATCCTGATCCTCTTCATCATCGGCCTGGGCATCTTCTACATCGATACCAACAACTACAACCCGTTTATGCCCAGTGGTTTTGGCCCGGTCCTGGCCGGCTCGGCAACGGTGTTCTTCGCGGTGTTCGGCTACGACGCGATGAGTACGGCGGCAGAAGAAGCCACCGACGGCAAGAAGCACATGCCCAAGGCCATCATCCTGTCCTTGATCATCGCGATGCTCCTCTATGTAGCCGCAACCCTGGTTTTGACGGGCATGCAGAACTACAAGGACATTGACCCGAAGGCCGGCTTTGCCTCAGCCTTCACCGGTGTTGGCCTGCCGATCATCGCCACCATCATCTCCGTGTTCGCCGTGCTGTCCATCCTGACCGTGATGCTGACGTTCCTCCTGGGTGTCACCCGCGTCTGGTTCTCCATGAGCCGCGACGGTCTCCTGCCGGGCTGGTTCGCCAAGACCGACCGCCACGGCACCCCGCAGCGCGTCACGTGGATTGCCGGTATTGCCTCGGCCCTGCTGGCCGGCGTCTTCCCGATCAAGGCGGTGGCCGACCTGACCAACATCGGCATCCTGGCCGCATTCGTCGTCGTCTGCCTTTCGGTGATCATCTTCCGGTACAAGCGCCCGGACGCCCCCCGCTCGTTCCGGCTGCCGCTGATGCCCCTGGTTCCGGCGTTCGGCGTCCTGGCCTCTGCGTTCCTGATGTTCCAGCTGCACTGGGAAACCTGGCTGCGGTTCGGCATCTGGCTCGTTGTTGGCCTGGCCATCTACTTCTTCTACGGCAAGCGGAACTCGCTGATGAACCCCAACAGCCCGCGGCACGAGGAGATCGTGGAGATGCACCGCCCCATCGGCTGA